The window TGTTTCCTGTGTGATTTTCGGGGAACAGAACTTACCGTTGGGGGAAACGAAGTCGTCAGAGACCACAGTCAACGCGCCGGTCTTGGGGTTTAGGCGGTAGACCTGGTTCCGCAGACCCGGCTCAGGACGGAAATACTGCCAGTATCCGTACTGCGTGTCGGTGAAGTAGATGTCTCCGTTGCGACGGTTCACAGCGACGTCATTGAGCGAGTTGAACTGTCGGCCAAAGTAGTTGTTGACAAGGACTAGGGGCGAGGCCGGTCAGCTCGCGCACGTTATGGCAGGACGTGGACTGGATGCCACTCACGGGTTGTATTGTACGGTTCCAGCGGGTTCATCAGGTAGAGGGCCGAGGGAACACGGTCGCcctggccctcgccggcaaAGATGATCTGGCCTTGGTAGTTCGTTCCACCTGTGGTACGTTAGCAAGGTCTTCCGTGCATGCGAGTTTGAGAGCTTTGTATTACCATTGGGGTTGATGACTTGGGGGTTCGACGGCACGGTgacaacctcgacctcgggaGTATCCAGAGACCCGGCGCGAAGagcctcggcatcggccagCGAGATCTTCTGGACAATGGATGACTTGTTCAGGCCCGTTCCCGCCGCGATGGGTCCTGCGTTCTGGACAAAGAAGACCTCCTCCGTCGGAGGGTACCTGTGATGCTCTTAGTCACCGGGACGGCTGATATGCCAACGCTTTGAGAGCTTACCAAACTACGGCCTCGTGGAAAATGGGATCCGTATCCGAGGTCGCAATCAGGGTCAATGACGGGTCGCTGCCGATGATGTCGTAGAACTCAGGATCGTAGATGTGGAAAGGCTTCTCCTTGAGAGACTCCTCAGTGACCCCAGGCCAGACGAACTTCTGTCCATTTATTAGCCTTTCTCAGGCTGGTGATTCGCAAACAATTTTAAGCAACGGCCGTCTCGTGCGTATGACTTACTGACGTGGCATTGAACTCGTATGGGGGCGGCACGACCTCCAAGACATTGAAGCTCTTCTGGTCAATGATCTGAGCCTTTTCAGGCAGAGACCTCTCAGCCAAAGCCAAAGATTGCGCCTGGACCCCCGAAAGAAACAGACTCGCGGTGACTACTGCGAAAGCCATGACGGGCGGGATTGTGGTGTGAGAAGACTGCGACTTCTCACAACTGCAAAGGGGAAACTGCGTTGCGTCCCCAATGCCCATCCCACTCTTATATGTCTCAGTGCCAAGACAGACTCTCCTCACCGATTGTCCACTATGACTGGGGCATGAGGGGTAACGGACTGCATTCTAGCCTGCCCATCTCGCGAACCAGAGCCCTGGGCACTTACGCTGGGCAACCGGGGAACTGGGGCCTTGGGTTCCCATATTGGGGCGGAGATTGTCCGAGTCAACGAGCGGCAGTTGACCCTCCCAGCTACGGCGATCGCTACGTGAGTTGCGGTAAATAGCTGCTGTACGACGACATCGGGGGAGACAGGGCCGTCGTCACCAAGCGGTTACACCCTTGAAAGTTGCGAGATGTGGCTGGTAGGGCAAGAAGCGGAAACCCAGGCACAGGGTGGGATTCCGGGGGTGCGGGGTACGGGGGGGAAAGAGCTCGAGGAGCCGGGGAGACTCGACGAACTATTGCTTATTACGATGGGATTGGGGCAAGGTCCCCGGTCGAGCTCGGGGTGGTGAAGTGCGGCGGATGGCCGAGGACCACATGCACTGCCGAGCTCTGGGATCGGACGCCGAGATAGTCGTTGCCAGCGTTTACGTGCCGAGGAAACAGTAGAGAGAGGGGCGTATGTATGGCATGTATCACCCACTTGGTTGTTTTGTTTAACAGCTTGGACCAACTGTTCAGCGCTTTAAGCTTAACTTCGCACTGATGAGTTTGCTTTCAAGCATGGCACCAAGCTCGGAAGTAGTTATCAATCACATAAACCCCATCATGCTCAGGCGGAGCGGGTGTCGACAGAAACCTTGTTATCATGTCATGTCAGCCCGCATGAACCTTGGGTCGGAAAAGACACCATGGCCGACGGGGAGAACGGCGGAAAAGCGGGTACATCGGAAAACCATTCACTTCTTAATATGCTTTCCCAATTATGGAAAAGAGCTTGACATAGGCAAATGAGGTTTGTCTACCAGGAGGAGTTGAGCTGGtagagagacagaaagagagaaatgTCTCAGCAGTCCGTCTCACTGTCAACTCTGCCCAAAAGTATAAAGTAAATGGGCAGCATAGAGGTTGCGTGGGATGGGCGGCCAAGCACTCTTTTTTGGCTGCGACTGGTACACTTTCCGTGGGGCCGAGccggggggggaggggaagaagaaaaaagaaggaaagacAAGGAACATTGAGAATCAATAGACAGGGCAGAAAGCTGGCCCTGTCAGACAATTAGTTTCGTCACATCGATTCGTCTGTCACTCAGTTACATTGAATCGACTGCTGGTAAGTAGCATTTTGGTGACCAGCCCATCAAAAACCGCAAAAAGAGTGTGTGACAACTGTGAGATTCGAACTCACGCCTCTTTCGAGACCAGAATACGCCCCGCTGCAGGGAAGATCGGAAAGTGGAACTTCGTTTCTTGAGTCTGGCGCCTTAGACCGCTCGGCCAAGTTGCCAGGAATTGTATGGGACAGTATCGTCCGTGGGGAAACCAACTTCCCTGGTGTTCAATGGGATCCGCATAGCATCATGTCTTCGTAATCGTCTCTTCATGATTTCCATGTAGTCAATAGTCGGAAGAAGCTTGCCTTTGTGTAACTCTTGCGGCAACATGTTAGCGGACACTGGCTGGGCCTTACGCACTCAGCTGCTTCACCGTTCTTGGAGCTAGGCGTTACTTCTGCGTTGACGCATATATAAATCAACAGTTGTTCTAGTTGGCTATCAGGCAGACTTAACAGCGAGCATGTACCCTCTTGGTTTTCATCAGGCCGGTTGAGAAGACACAGTTTAAGCCGGATGGCGGCTAAGAAGTGTCTCGATGTGGTCTTCATGCTCAGTTGTTGCCCAAGTATGTCGTCCTGATCTATGATGGGACACTGTCTTGCTGTTTGTGTGATGTTTTCTATTCGACCAACTTTCGAACTTGAATCCGTAGCTACTTGCAGTAGAGAGACTTGTTGTCTGGTCTGACCTGTGAGCAATCAGTTCACTAGGCGATGTCAAAAATGGTGACAATGCCACACATTGACGGGTCTCGGCCACACGAGGTGGATGATAGATAGCAGGACTTGAATTTTGGCCCATCAATAGATGTGAGCGTTACAGCAGTCATATGCGAAGTGTTTAAGCCCTCGTTCTCGCCTAGACACGAGGGGTGTTGTCTGATCTTTTGGAAATTCAGACCAGCATTGGATCTACATGTGGACTCGCAATAAGGTCAATTAG is drawn from Colletotrichum destructivum chromosome 6, complete sequence and contains these coding sequences:
- a CDS encoding Putative six-bladed beta-propeller, TolB, SMP-30/Gluconolactonase/LRE-like region, yielding MGIGDATQFPLCSCEKSQSSHTTIPPVMAFAVVTASLFLSGVQAQSLALAERSLPEKAQIIDQKSFNVLEVVPPPYEFNATSKFVWPGVTEESLKEKPFHIYDPEFYDIIGSDPSLTLIATSDTDPIFHEAVVWYPPTEEVFFVQNAGPIAAGTGLNKSSIVQKISLADAEALRAGSLDTPEVEVVTVPSNPQVINPNGGTNYQGQIIFAGEGQGDRVPSALYLMNPLEPYNTTLLVNNYFGRQFNSLNDVAVNRRNGDIYFTDTQYGYWQYFRPEPGLRNQVYRLNPKTGALTVVSDDFVSPNGITFSPDGTYAYVTDTGISRGRMGQNYTEPATVYRYDVNEDGTWENRKTFAHTHARLPDGVHTDSKGNVYAGCNDGVHVWNPSGKLIGKIYTGTVAANFQFAGDGRMVITGQTKLFYATLAASGVALT